From Providencia sp. R33, a single genomic window includes:
- the yciH gene encoding stress response translation initiation inhibitor YciH, protein MSDSNSRLVYSTDIGRIDEEKPTVERPKGDGIVRIRRETSGRKGKGVCVVTGLGLDDAELTKLAAELKKKCGCGGAVKDGNIEIQGDKRDVIKQLLEAKGMQVKLAGG, encoded by the coding sequence ATGAGTGATTCAAACAGCCGTCTCGTGTATAGCACAGACATTGGGCGTATTGATGAAGAAAAACCGACGGTAGAAAGGCCAAAAGGTGATGGCATTGTTAGAATTCGCCGTGAAACATCAGGCCGTAAAGGCAAGGGGGTTTGCGTTGTCACTGGGCTTGGCCTTGATGATGCAGAACTCACAAAACTTGCGGCTGAATTGAAAAAAAAATGCGGTTGTGGTGGCGCAGTGAAAGATGGAAATATTGAAATTCAAGGGGATAAACGAGATGTCATTAAGCAACTCCTTGAAGCAAAAGGTATGCAAGTTAAATTAGCTGGTGGCTGA
- the nadS gene encoding NadS family protein, producing MSIFNELKASLEEVVEIKSGTKKAAKITRYEVADVKAIREQLNVSQSELAHALGTSVDTIKSWELKRRNPTGLAAKVLVAIKRNPELFKELAAI from the coding sequence ATGAGTATTTTCAATGAACTAAAAGCCTCTTTAGAAGAAGTGGTTGAAATCAAAAGCGGCACAAAAAAAGCCGCTAAAATCACTCGTTATGAAGTGGCTGATGTCAAAGCGATTAGAGAGCAACTCAATGTTTCACAAAGCGAATTGGCCCACGCATTAGGAACTAGCGTCGATACCATTAAAAGCTGGGAATTAAAGCGACGTAACCCAACAGGGCTAGCGGCTAAAGTGTTAGTCGCGATAAAAAGAAACCCTGAATTATTCAAAGAACTTGCTGCAATTTAA
- a CDS encoding type II toxin-antitoxin system RelE/ParE family toxin, translating into MSHAIEFIETTFFTKQIQTIATTEELRALQNQLIAWPDKGDLIQGTGGLRKIRMAVGNQGKSGSARVIYFLATREIIYFIMAYPKSEKDTLTDKEKAELKKLTTILKGEV; encoded by the coding sequence ATGAGCCATGCTATTGAATTTATTGAAACCACTTTTTTCACCAAGCAAATACAAACCATTGCCACAACAGAAGAACTTAGAGCACTACAAAATCAACTTATTGCATGGCCAGATAAAGGCGACCTCATCCAAGGAACGGGTGGGCTACGCAAAATTAGAATGGCGGTAGGTAATCAAGGAAAAAGTGGCAGTGCTAGGGTCATTTATTTTTTAGCTACTAGAGAAATTATATATTTTATAATGGCTTATCCTAAAAGTGAAAAAGACACACTCACTGACAAAGAAAAAGCAGAATTAAAAAAACTCACAACAATACTTAAAGGAGAGGTATAA
- the osmB gene encoding osmotically-inducible lipoprotein OsmB, with protein sequence MNTVSKRILSFMVIATVAISVSACSNMSKRDKNTAIGAGVGAVGGAVLTGGSSIGTVGGAAIGGIIGHQVGK encoded by the coding sequence ATGAATACTGTCAGCAAACGCATTTTATCATTTATGGTTATCGCAACTGTCGCTATTAGCGTGAGTGCATGTTCCAACATGTCTAAGCGCGATAAAAATACCGCTATTGGTGCTGGTGTCGGTGCCGTCGGTGGTGCTGTCCTTACAGGGGGCAGTTCAATTGGTACAGTAGGCGGTGCTGCTATTGGTGGGATCATAGGTCACCAAGTTGGCAAATAA
- a CDS encoding exoribonuclease II, with the protein MFQDNPLLAQLKQTLHAQTPRVEGLVKSTEKGFGFLEVDGQKSYFIPPPQMKKVMHGDRVIAAVHTDKDREFAEPEELVEPFLDRFVGKIQKKENDNRLFVIPDHPLLKDMILCRPVNGITHEFKQDDWVVAQMRRHPLKGDKSFYADITEYITEGDDHFAPWWVTLRRHQLDRNEPQMVESERDDQGIERVDLTDLHFVTIDSASTEDMDDALYVEKTADGVLKLFIAIADPTSYIQEGSELDKLALARSYTNYLPGFNIPMLPRQLSDDLCSLRPNERRPALVCVTQIHADGRIDDNIEFFSAWVESKTKLVYDEVSDWLEETGNWQPANETDKQQILLLKEMADKRLHWRETNALVFKDRPDYRFVLDDKGNVIDIVSESRRSSNRIVEEAMITANLCAASVLKEKLGFGVFNVHMGFEPLQIEQVVQTLKDNGIETTAESLLSLEGFRQLRRKLDAEPTQFLDSRIRRYQTFAEVKADPGPHFGLGFDAYATWTSPIRKYTDIVNHRLLKSIIAGKPSTNKPTEELSIKLAERRRANRMAERDVGDWLYSRYLKPFEGTDTKFPAEIIDITRGGIRVRLVDNGAVAFVPAPFIHSVRDEIQCSQETGSVLIKGEKAYQLNDIINVTIAEVRMETRNIVARPAE; encoded by the coding sequence ATGTTTCAAGACAACCCACTGCTCGCACAACTTAAACAGACATTACATGCCCAAACACCTCGTGTTGAAGGGTTAGTAAAAAGTACTGAAAAAGGTTTTGGCTTTTTAGAGGTCGATGGCCAAAAAAGCTATTTTATTCCACCTCCGCAAATGAAAAAAGTGATGCACGGTGACCGTGTTATCGCAGCTGTTCATACGGATAAAGACCGTGAATTTGCTGAGCCGGAAGAGCTGGTCGAGCCTTTTTTAGACAGATTTGTCGGTAAAATTCAGAAAAAAGAAAACGACAATCGCTTATTTGTTATCCCTGATCACCCTTTACTCAAAGACATGATTTTATGTCGCCCTGTTAATGGCATTACCCACGAATTTAAGCAAGATGATTGGGTTGTCGCTCAAATGCGCCGTCACCCCTTAAAAGGGGATAAAAGCTTTTACGCAGATATCACTGAATATATCACTGAAGGCGATGACCACTTTGCGCCATGGTGGGTAACGTTACGCCGTCACCAATTAGACCGTAATGAACCGCAAATGGTGGAAAGTGAGCGGGACGATCAAGGTATTGAACGCGTTGACTTAACTGACTTACATTTTGTGACCATCGACAGCGCTAGCACTGAAGATATGGATGATGCGCTGTATGTTGAAAAAACCGCTGATGGTGTCCTTAAATTATTTATCGCTATCGCAGACCCAACCAGCTATATCCAAGAAGGCAGTGAATTAGACAAGCTAGCCCTTGCACGTTCTTATACTAACTATTTACCCGGTTTCAATATTCCCATGTTACCGCGTCAATTGTCAGATGATTTATGCTCTTTGCGCCCAAATGAACGCCGCCCTGCTTTAGTGTGTGTGACGCAAATTCATGCAGATGGCCGCATTGATGACAATATTGAGTTTTTCAGTGCTTGGGTCGAATCAAAAACCAAATTAGTGTATGACGAGGTCTCTGATTGGCTTGAAGAAACCGGAAATTGGCAACCTGCCAATGAAACCGATAAGCAACAAATTTTGCTATTAAAAGAAATGGCAGATAAACGCTTACATTGGCGTGAAACCAATGCATTAGTCTTTAAAGACCGCCCTGATTACCGCTTTGTGCTCGATGATAAAGGCAATGTCATTGATATTGTCTCAGAAAGCCGCCGCAGTTCTAACCGCATTGTTGAAGAAGCGATGATCACTGCTAACCTCTGCGCAGCAAGCGTGTTAAAAGAAAAGTTAGGTTTCGGGGTTTTCAACGTGCATATGGGCTTTGAGCCACTGCAAATTGAGCAAGTTGTTCAAACTTTAAAAGACAATGGTATTGAAACCACCGCAGAATCGTTGTTATCGCTAGAGGGTTTCCGTCAACTGCGTCGTAAGCTTGATGCAGAGCCTACCCAATTCTTAGATAGCCGAATTCGCCGTTACCAAACCTTTGCTGAAGTTAAAGCCGATCCAGGCCCCCACTTTGGTCTCGGTTTTGATGCTTACGCAACATGGACATCACCAATTCGTAAATACACCGATATTGTTAACCATCGGCTATTAAAATCCATTATTGCTGGCAAACCTTCAACGAATAAGCCCACTGAAGAACTTTCCATTAAATTGGCAGAACGCCGCCGTGCAAACCGTATGGCTGAACGCGATGTAGGTGACTGGCTCTATTCTCGCTACCTAAAACCATTTGAAGGTACAGATACAAAATTCCCAGCGGAAATTATTGATATTACCCGTGGTGGTATACGTGTTCGCTTAGTGGATAACGGGGCTGTAGCGTTCGTCCCTGCGCCATTTATTCACAGCGTTCGTGATGAAATTCAGTGCAGTCAAGAAACTGGCAGCGTTTTGATTAAAGGCGAAAAAGCATATCAACTCAATGATATTATTAATGTCACCATTGCGGAAGTCCGTATGGAAACACGTAATATCGTTGCTCGCCCAGCAGAATAA
- the nth gene encoding endonuclease III, with amino-acid sequence MNKSKRIEILTRLRDDNPHPTTELEFSSPFELLISVLLSAQATDVSVNKATAKLYPVANTPETIMALGVDGIKEYIKTIGLFNTKAESVYKTCKILIEKHNSQVPENREALEALPGVGRKTANVVLNTAFGWPTIAVDTHIFRVCNRTNFAPGKDVVAVEEKLLKVVPAEFKVDCHHWFILHGRYTCIARKPRCGSCIIEDLCEFKDKVYPED; translated from the coding sequence ATGAACAAATCAAAACGTATTGAAATTTTAACTCGCCTTCGAGACGACAACCCTCACCCAACGACGGAGCTAGAATTTAGCTCCCCGTTTGAGCTATTGATCTCTGTGTTATTATCCGCCCAAGCGACGGATGTCAGTGTTAACAAAGCCACCGCCAAGCTTTATCCTGTGGCTAATACCCCAGAAACGATCATGGCGCTCGGCGTCGATGGCATTAAAGAATATATTAAAACCATTGGTCTATTTAATACCAAAGCAGAGAGTGTCTACAAAACCTGCAAAATACTGATTGAAAAACACAATAGTCAAGTTCCTGAAAACCGTGAAGCCCTTGAAGCGCTTCCGGGTGTTGGCCGTAAAACCGCCAATGTCGTTCTCAATACGGCCTTTGGTTGGCCAACCATTGCTGTCGACACCCATATATTTCGTGTGTGCAACCGTACCAATTTTGCCCCAGGTAAAGACGTGGTTGCCGTTGAAGAAAAACTACTCAAAGTCGTCCCTGCTGAATTTAAAGTTGATTGCCATCACTGGTTTATTCTGCATGGGCGTTATACTTGTATTGCACGCAAACCGCGCTGTGGTTCATGCATCATCGAAGACCTCTGTGAATTTAAAGACAAAGTCTACCCAGAGGATTAA
- a CDS encoding electron transport complex subunit E, whose product MSESKDLLVQGLWKNNSALVQLLGLCPLLAVSSTATNALGLGLATTLVLICTNVAVSALRRWVPSEIRIPIYVMIIASVVSAVQMLINAYAFGLYESLGIFIPLIVTNCIVIGRAEAYASRNPVALSALDGFAMGLGATATLFVLGSIREILGNGTLFDGADLLLGSWATSLRIEVIHLDSPFLLAMLPPGAFIGLALLLAAKYLIDEKMKKRAALRADHQPVREYEKQQGCGGHLS is encoded by the coding sequence ATGAGTGAATCTAAAGATTTATTAGTTCAAGGGTTATGGAAAAATAACTCTGCTTTGGTACAGCTATTAGGGCTCTGTCCACTATTAGCTGTTTCATCAACAGCAACCAATGCACTCGGGCTTGGCCTTGCAACAACACTGGTATTGATATGCACAAACGTTGCTGTTTCCGCCTTACGCCGTTGGGTACCTTCTGAAATTCGTATCCCAATTTATGTGATGATCATTGCCTCAGTTGTGAGCGCTGTACAGATGTTAATCAATGCTTATGCCTTTGGATTATATGAATCTCTGGGGATTTTTATTCCGTTGATTGTGACGAACTGTATTGTTATTGGGCGTGCAGAAGCCTACGCGTCTCGTAATCCTGTTGCATTATCAGCATTAGATGGCTTCGCGATGGGCTTAGGCGCAACGGCGACCTTGTTTGTTTTAGGGTCAATCCGTGAAATTTTAGGCAATGGCACCTTATTTGATGGGGCAGATTTACTGTTAGGCTCATGGGCAACCTCATTACGCATTGAAGTTATTCACCTTGATTCTCCATTTTTACTCGCTATGCTACCACCAGGTGCCTTTATTGGCCTTGCCCTATTGTTAGCAGCAAAATATTTAATTGATGAAAAAATGAAAAAAAGAGCGGCTTTGCGAGCCGATCATCAGCCCGTACGTGAATATGAAAAACAACAAGGTTGCGGCGGTCATCTTTCTTAA
- the rsxG gene encoding electron transport complex subunit RsxG, giving the protein MLNTMRRHGTILAIFAAGTTALSAAVYTLTKDIIAEQAAIVQKKLLDQVVPSDLYDNDLTKECYLVTNEAILGNKQPRRLYIARKNGEPVAAALETTALDGYSGAIHLLVGADFNGTVLGVRVTEHHETPGLGDKIETRISDWITHLSGKKIESPNDPKWAVKKDGGEFDQFTGATITPRAVVNATKRTAVFMQTVPQELATYPTCGEE; this is encoded by the coding sequence ATGTTAAATACAATGCGACGTCACGGAACTATCCTTGCCATCTTCGCTGCGGGAACCACGGCATTGAGTGCAGCGGTCTATACTTTAACGAAAGATATTATTGCTGAGCAAGCTGCTATTGTGCAGAAGAAACTGCTCGACCAAGTCGTCCCCAGTGACCTCTATGATAATGATTTAACGAAAGAATGTTATCTAGTCACCAATGAAGCGATATTAGGCAATAAACAGCCGCGGCGTTTGTACATTGCCCGCAAAAATGGTGAGCCTGTTGCCGCAGCGTTAGAAACCACGGCATTGGATGGATACTCAGGCGCCATCCACTTGTTAGTAGGTGCCGATTTTAATGGTACCGTTTTAGGTGTCCGTGTGACTGAACACCATGAAACGCCGGGACTGGGTGATAAAATTGAAACGCGTATTTCAGATTGGATCACCCATTTAAGCGGGAAGAAAATCGAATCGCCAAATGACCCCAAATGGGCAGTCAAAAAAGATGGGGGCGAGTTTGACCAATTCACTGGCGCCACCATCACACCAAGAGCAGTAGTCAATGCCACTAAACGAACTGCGGTCTTTATGCAAACTGTTCCGCAAGAATTAGCAACTTACCCAACTTGTGGGGAAGAATAA
- the rsxD gene encoding electron transport complex subunit RsxD, protein MKFRPIDAKNRRLKIASAPFTHNNQSTSLVMFWVLLAAIPGIAAQIYFFGIGTLYQIILAMLTAVVTEAVSIRLRKQPVVPVLKDNSAVVTALLLGISLPPLSPWWLIVLGTFFAITIAKQCYGGLGQNPFNPAMVGYVVLLISFPVHMTNWLPPQELQNMHISAIDSLSVIFSGHTSSGVTLDQLRTGIDGMSQATPLDSFKTGLLTHPISDVLQQPILQGSLAGIGWQWVNIAYLVGGLIMINRRIISWHIPLSFLGTLAVFAVISYLIDDSRYAPPLVHLLSGATMLGAFFIATDPVTASTTPKGRIIFGVIIGFLVWVIRVYGGYPDAVAFAVLLANITVPLIDYYTQPRAYGHK, encoded by the coding sequence ATGAAATTTAGGCCAATTGATGCGAAAAATCGCCGACTAAAAATTGCAAGCGCACCATTTACTCATAATAACCAAAGCACCAGCTTAGTGATGTTTTGGGTACTTCTCGCTGCCATTCCGGGAATTGCGGCACAAATTTACTTTTTTGGTATTGGAACTCTCTATCAAATCATTTTAGCAATGCTAACTGCCGTTGTGACCGAAGCCGTTTCCATACGCTTACGTAAACAGCCTGTTGTTCCTGTGCTTAAAGATAATTCTGCCGTTGTCACCGCCCTATTATTGGGGATCAGCCTACCACCGTTATCACCTTGGTGGCTGATTGTATTAGGGACATTCTTTGCAATTACCATCGCCAAGCAATGTTATGGAGGGTTAGGACAAAACCCATTCAACCCAGCTATGGTTGGCTACGTTGTATTATTGATATCATTCCCTGTGCATATGACCAACTGGCTACCACCGCAAGAATTGCAAAACATGCATATCTCCGCCATTGATAGTTTGTCAGTTATCTTCAGTGGGCACACCTCTTCGGGAGTGACGCTTGATCAGTTGCGAACAGGCATAGATGGTATGAGCCAAGCCACGCCGCTGGATAGCTTTAAAACGGGTTTGCTAACACATCCTATTTCTGACGTATTGCAGCAGCCTATTTTACAAGGTTCATTAGCAGGAATTGGCTGGCAGTGGGTAAACATTGCGTATCTTGTTGGTGGTTTGATCATGATTAACCGCCGTATTATTAGTTGGCATATTCCGCTGTCATTCTTAGGTACACTGGCTGTTTTCGCAGTAATCAGTTATCTGATTGATGATAGCCGTTATGCACCTCCGTTGGTTCATTTACTATCAGGTGCCACCATGTTAGGTGCGTTCTTTATCGCAACCGACCCGGTGACAGCCTCAACGACACCAAAAGGACGGATTATTTTTGGTGTGATTATTGGTTTCTTAGTGTGGGTGATCCGCGTTTATGGCGGGTACCCTGATGCCGTTGCCTTCGCCGTATTATTGGCCAACATCACCGTGCCGTTAATTGATTATTACACTCAACCGCGTGCATATGGGCATAAATAA
- the rsxC gene encoding electron transport complex subunit RsxC — translation MRKLFSWLKKDNIWDFDGGIHPPEMKLQSSRTPMRVATVPNELIIPLQQHLGPEGELIVQVGDTVLKGQPLTRGLGRTVPVHASTSGTITAIEPMVTAHPSGLKELCVRIQSDGQDAWCPLTPVPDYQQLTKPELLHKIEQAGIAGLGGAGFPTASKLAGGKDAIKTLIINAAECEPYITADDRLMQEHAQEVIEGCRVLQHLLNPDQVLIGIEDNKPEAIQALNKAITKQDSKIFVRVIPTKYPSGGAKQLTKILTGKEVPSGARSSQIGVLMQNVGTVVAIKRAVIDGQPLIERVVTVTGEAISQPGNFWARLGTPVKHLLQQSGFNPEPEQMVIMGGPLMGFTLPDLNVPVVKICNCLLVPTMEEMGPKALEEACIRCGLCVDACPAALLPQQLYWFSKGDEHEKAQKHNLFDCIECGACAYVCPSNIPLVQYYRQEKAEIREIAQEERRAAEAKLRFEAKQQRMERDKLAREERHKKAAVQVESADKDAVNAALARVKAKQTASQEPINIISGELPDNSAVIAAREARKAQARAKQAEKLANEQVNAPVNGSDVDPRKAAVAAAIARAKAKKAAQEQTEPAVEAQIEADVDPRKAAVAAAIARAKAKKAAQEQTEPAVEAQVEADVDPRKAAVAAAIARAKAKKAAQEQTEPAVEAQVEANVDPRKAAVAAAIARAKAKKAAQEQTEPAVEAQVEADVDPRKAAVAAAIARAKAKKAAQEQTEPAVEAQVEANVDPRKAAVAAAIARAKAKKAAQEQTAIDELSPAAEQPIEEETDPRKIAVAAAIARVKAKQAEKHNEQTITE, via the coding sequence ATGCGTAAGTTATTCAGTTGGTTGAAAAAAGACAATATCTGGGATTTTGACGGCGGTATTCACCCGCCTGAAATGAAGCTGCAATCCAGTCGTACCCCTATGCGGGTTGCAACTGTACCTAATGAGCTGATTATCCCGTTGCAACAGCATTTAGGGCCTGAAGGTGAGCTTATTGTTCAAGTGGGTGATACTGTGCTTAAAGGCCAGCCGTTAACACGTGGCCTTGGCCGTACGGTACCTGTTCACGCGTCAACGTCAGGAACAATTACGGCAATTGAACCAATGGTCACTGCACATCCCTCTGGTTTAAAAGAATTATGTGTGCGTATTCAATCTGATGGCCAAGATGCTTGGTGCCCATTAACGCCAGTTCCAGATTACCAACAGTTAACCAAACCAGAATTGCTACATAAAATTGAACAAGCTGGGATCGCTGGTTTAGGTGGTGCGGGCTTCCCGACGGCATCTAAATTAGCCGGCGGTAAAGATGCAATTAAAACATTAATTATCAACGCCGCTGAATGTGAGCCTTATATCACCGCTGATGATAGGTTAATGCAAGAACATGCCCAAGAAGTGATTGAAGGCTGCCGTGTCTTACAACACTTATTAAATCCAGACCAAGTATTGATAGGTATTGAAGATAATAAACCAGAAGCTATCCAAGCTCTGAATAAAGCCATTACAAAACAAGACAGCAAAATTTTTGTTCGCGTGATCCCCACCAAATACCCCTCAGGGGGCGCTAAACAGCTAACGAAAATTTTAACGGGTAAAGAAGTGCCGTCTGGCGCTCGTTCATCCCAAATTGGGGTATTGATGCAAAACGTGGGGACGGTTGTTGCCATTAAACGGGCTGTAATTGATGGTCAGCCATTAATTGAGCGTGTTGTGACAGTAACGGGTGAAGCGATTTCCCAACCGGGTAATTTCTGGGCGCGTTTAGGTACGCCAGTGAAACACTTACTGCAACAGTCGGGCTTTAACCCTGAACCGGAGCAAATGGTGATCATGGGTGGCCCACTAATGGGCTTTACCCTACCCGACCTCAATGTCCCTGTAGTCAAAATTTGTAACTGCCTTTTAGTGCCAACAATGGAAGAAATGGGGCCAAAAGCCCTTGAAGAAGCCTGTATCCGTTGTGGGTTATGTGTTGATGCCTGCCCTGCGGCTTTATTACCTCAACAACTATACTGGTTCAGCAAAGGTGATGAGCATGAAAAAGCACAAAAACACAATTTATTCGATTGCATCGAGTGTGGTGCTTGCGCCTACGTTTGCCCAAGTAATATTCCGTTAGTCCAATACTATCGCCAAGAAAAAGCAGAAATTCGCGAGATCGCACAAGAAGAACGCCGTGCGGCAGAAGCAAAATTACGCTTTGAGGCGAAACAACAACGAATGGAACGCGACAAACTTGCCCGCGAAGAACGCCATAAAAAAGCAGCAGTTCAAGTTGAAAGTGCAGATAAAGACGCAGTAAATGCGGCATTGGCGCGAGTGAAAGCAAAACAAACTGCGAGCCAAGAGCCAATCAATATTATTTCCGGCGAATTACCTGATAACAGCGCGGTTATTGCAGCTCGTGAAGCGCGAAAAGCACAAGCTCGAGCCAAACAAGCTGAAAAACTGGCTAATGAGCAAGTTAATGCGCCCGTTAACGGGTCGGATGTTGACCCACGTAAAGCGGCTGTTGCTGCGGCAATTGCCCGCGCGAAAGCCAAAAAAGCGGCGCAGGAGCAAACTGAGCCTGCGGTTGAAGCGCAAATAGAAGCCGATGTCGACCCACGTAAAGCCGCTGTTGCTGCGGCAATTGCCCGTGCGAAAGCCAAAAAAGCGGCGCAGGAGCAAACTGAGCCTGCGGTAGAAGCGCAAGTAGAAGCCGACGTCGACCCTCGCAAAGCCGCTGTTGCTGCGGCAATTGCCCGTGCGAAGGCCAAAAAAGCGGCGCAGGAGCAAACTGAGCCTGCGGTTGAAGCGCAAGTAGAAGCCAACGTCGACCCTCGCAAAGCCGCTGTTGCTGCGGCAATTGCCCGTGCGAAAGCCAAAAAAGCGGCGCAGGAGCAAACTGAGCCTGCGGTAGAAGCGCAAGTAGAAGCCGACGTCGACCCTCGCAAAGCCGCTGTTGCTGCGGCAATTGCCCGTGCGAAGGCCAAAAAAGCGGCGCAGGAGCAAACTGAGCCTGCAGTTGAAGCGCAAGTAGAAGCCAACGTCGACCCACGTAAAGCGGCTGTTGCTGCGGCAATTGCCCGTGCGAAAGCCAAAAAAGCGGCGCAGGAGCAAACTGCAATTGATGAATTATCGCCTGCGGCCGAGCAACCCATCGAGGAAGAAACTGACCCTCGGAAAATTGCGGTTGCTGCTGCGATTGCCCGCGTCAAAGCGAAACAAGCTGAAAAGCACAATGAACAAACGATAACAGAGTAA
- the rsxB gene encoding electron transport complex subunit RsxB: MMSVWIAIGILAVFGLIFGLILGYASLRFKVEADPIVEQVEAILPQSQCGQCSYPGCRPYAEAVANNGEMINKCAPGGEQVMLKIAELLNVDPQPIDGDEAAQNPVRKVAIIDEENCIGCTKCIQACPVDAIVGATRAMHTVIEDLCTGCDLCVAPCPTDCIELVPVKTTTANWKWDLNTIPVKNISVDPVEQPVMPARENSHA, translated from the coding sequence ATGATGTCTGTCTGGATTGCCATCGGTATATTAGCCGTATTTGGCTTAATTTTTGGCCTAATTTTAGGCTATGCTTCATTACGTTTTAAAGTGGAAGCCGACCCGATTGTCGAGCAAGTTGAAGCGATTTTACCTCAAAGCCAATGTGGCCAATGTAGCTACCCAGGTTGCCGCCCTTACGCGGAAGCCGTCGCGAACAATGGTGAAATGATCAATAAATGCGCACCAGGTGGCGAGCAAGTCATGCTAAAAATAGCAGAATTGCTGAATGTCGACCCGCAACCCATTGATGGTGATGAAGCAGCGCAGAACCCTGTTCGTAAAGTCGCCATTATCGATGAAGAAAATTGCATCGGTTGCACAAAATGTATCCAAGCTTGCCCTGTTGATGCCATTGTTGGTGCCACTCGTGCTATGCATACCGTAATTGAAGATTTATGTACTGGGTGTGATTTGTGTGTCGCGCCCTGCCCAACTGACTGTATTGAACTTGTACCCGTGAAAACAACGACTGCAAACTGGAAGTGGGACTTAAATACCATTCCTGTGAAGAATATTTCGGTTGACCCTGTTGAACAACCTGTGATGCCAGCAAGGGAGAATTCCCATGCGTAA
- the rsxA gene encoding electron transport complex subunit RsxA, whose amino-acid sequence MTDYLLLFIGTVLVNNFVLVKFLGLCPFMGVSKKLEPAIGMGLATAFVMTLASISSWLIDTLILVPLDLLYLRTLSFILAIAVVVQFTEMVVRKTSPTLYRLLGIFLPLITTNCAVLGVALLNINMSHSFLQSAVYGFGASVGFSLVMVLFAAIRERLAVANVPAPFRGSSIGLITAGLMSLAFMGFSGLVKF is encoded by the coding sequence ATGACTGATTATCTATTACTCTTTATTGGTACGGTGCTGGTTAACAACTTCGTCCTTGTTAAATTTCTTGGGTTATGCCCATTTATGGGTGTATCAAAAAAATTAGAACCTGCCATTGGTATGGGGCTTGCAACTGCGTTTGTCATGACGCTAGCTTCTATAAGTTCATGGTTAATTGATACATTAATCCTTGTTCCTCTTGACCTTCTCTATTTGCGCACGCTGAGCTTTATCCTTGCGATTGCTGTTGTGGTGCAATTTACAGAAATGGTTGTGCGAAAAACGAGCCCTACCTTATACCGTTTATTAGGTATTTTCTTACCCTTGATCACAACAAACTGCGCGGTATTAGGTGTCGCACTGTTAAACATCAATATGTCCCATAGCTTCTTGCAATCTGCGGTGTATGGGTTTGGTGCTTCAGTAGGCTTCTCTCTTGTTATGGTCCTGTTTGCCGCTATCCGTGAGCGACTTGCTGTTGCCAATGTCCCTGCCCCATTCCGTGGTTCTTCCATTGGCCTGATCACTGCTGGGCTGATGTCCCTTGCATTCATGGGCTTTAGTGGTTTGGTGAAATTCTAA
- a CDS encoding DUF2569 domain-containing protein, producing MNSVYDANRLTGWLLVPAIYLLLTFLAVCSMTVMYCIKLYEIVTTVEGWANFIPAAWYLSFAISIGMTIFSVHVLQLMFSRSKHFPRRFTIWLLILLLLGLKTFAFSPIDDNTALQVLAWPLLGAGFFVPYLKRSQRVKMTFTQDR from the coding sequence ATGAATTCAGTTTATGACGCTAACCGCCTGACGGGTTGGCTTTTGGTTCCTGCAATCTACTTGCTGCTAACCTTCTTAGCCGTTTGTAGCATGACGGTGATGTATTGCATCAAGTTGTATGAAATTGTCACCACAGTAGAGGGTTGGGCAAATTTTATTCCTGCCGCGTGGTATTTGTCATTTGCCATCTCGATTGGTATGACAATATTTAGTGTCCATGTGCTTCAGCTGATGTTTTCTCGTTCAAAGCACTTCCCTCGCCGCTTTACGATTTGGTTGCTTATCTTATTGTTATTAGGCCTGAAAACATTTGCCTTTTCACCGATTGATGACAACACTGCCCTGCAAGTCCTTGCTTGGCCCCTATTAGGTGCAGGGTTCTTTGTCCCTTATTTAAAGCGTTCTCAACGAGTTAAAATGACTTTCACACAAGATCGATAA